Genomic DNA from Coffea arabica cultivar ET-39 chromosome 7e, Coffea Arabica ET-39 HiFi, whole genome shotgun sequence:
CTCCATCAGCTTCCATTGCATGGAATAACTGCAATGCTTCGTCAACATGTCCAGTCTTGCATAATCCATCCAACACGACACAGTAAGTGTGAAAATCAGGCTTCATGCCAGAAGCTTGCATCTCGTTGAAAATTTCTCGTGCACTAAGATACCTTCCTGAACTAAATAACCCCTGCAACACAGTGCTATAAATAACAATATCAGGTGTTAAACCTTTATGTGGAATCTCTCGAAAGAGCTTCATGGCTGCTTCCAATTTCTTGGTCTTGTAATAGGCATTTATTAGAATACCATAGCAATGGAGATCGGGTGTAAGACCGCTAGCAATTATGGTATTGAAAACTCTACTTGCGTCATCTATTCGACTCTGTAAACAGTACCCATCCATTAAGGAACTGTATGTGACCAGGTCGGGATTTTGACCTTGTTGGATCATGATCTGGACTACCTCTTCAGCATCTTCTATATGCCCTTCCTTACATAGTGCATCCACCACTATACTAAAAGTAATAACATCTGGAACAATTTTATAAACCTTCATCTCAGCAAAGAGCTTGTCAACTTCCTTCCATCTGCTTAAGCTGCACAGACCCAGAATCAAACAACTGTAAGTGACAACATTCGGGGGAATGTCCTTTTCAATCATCTCCTGTAAGAGGGCAAGAGCTTCATCAACCATTTTATCCTTGCACAAGCTGTCAATGACAGTATTGTAAATAATTGCAGTAGGTTTACAAGGTCTTCCTCGTTTTTCCATTGCTCTGAGGAATTCAATGGCTGTTTGAGTGTTTCCTGCCTTACAGATCCCATCTATCACAATCCCCAACATAGTTTCATTGGGTTTACAAAGTTTTTGCTTGATTATCTTTTTGAACAATTCTTGCGCCTCAGGAACCTTATGGTCTCGAAAGAGTCCCTTAAGTAAAGTGCTAAAGGTGACTACATCGGGAACAAAACCACTTTTGTAGAAGCCAGCCAACGTAGAAAAAGCTAAATTCACTCGGCCCACGACGCAGTAACAATTAATCACTATATTAAGGGTGCAATCATCAACAGGAATGCCCTTGACACACATATCTCTAAAAAGGGAAATAACTGAAGAATAATGATTCTTCATCTTAACAATACAAGTCAGCAGTTGATTGAATTGAATAACAGAAGGCAGAGGCCTCATCCGGACCATCCGCTCGAACAAGCTCAAAGCATCATCAAGACTGTTGACATTATTAATATCATTCCTTAATTCAGGTTGAAATTTCAGAGCTTTTCCAGAAGAACTCTTAACCTTACTACTAATAGCAGAATAAAAAGCCAAATGGGGTCTATGGTTTGGGAATGGAAAGAGAAATGATGCAAGAGTAGTACAACCTGCAGGAGCGGTAGTACCTAATGAAGCCGCTGCTTCCTGAGACCGAGCCATGGAAACCATTACCACAGAAGAAGCTCTTCTCTGCATCATCGCCGtcgtcttcatcatcatcatccccATCGTCTTCCGGTCTCAAATGAACTAATTACTGGGATTTTTTAAGGCAAATTCTGAAGATCGGTtgttgaaaattattttctgAGGTAAATCCAGGCAATTGCGCTTGCTTTCTCAATTACGACGTCGTCACAGTGTCGGATATTAAAGCTCAATCAAAAGCCTGGCAATGCCCAAAcccctttttttataaaaagaaaaaaaaagaggctatTTTACTCTAAAATTAGAAGCGTAAAAGGGATCCTATTttaggttccgtttgataaaactgaatctgaattctgaagtctgaattctgaaatctgaatactgaaacaattaatttactgaattttaagcactgaaaaaaaaaatatgaatgtttgaattttaatgctaaacctatttatgctgtttgataaatatttataactgaatacttaataagtttaatttgacaattttgcccttatatcctttcattcaaaaaagaaataaaatctatgatttaattagtttaaaattgttaggtatgaaaatgacaatatttatttttaaatcaaattaatataaaagatgaaatatattatatgaggagtatggaaaagatgtgaaagtcattaaaaagggagaaaagaaaaactaaaaatcgttagatagagaatattatgttgtttaattagataagaattttgaacataattaacaaacaagggtagatttagtagataagataaggtaattgaaataattctattgattcttatcagaattaagcattcagttaggattcttgtgctgaaaaaaatacacatagGTTCAGCATtgcttaacaagttcagcaaatagatttttatttatcaaacactgaAAACATttgaatgtctgaaaaaattcagattcagcacttttttatgttatcaaacagacccttagtCTAAAATTAGAGTCTTCTTAATGTGATGTCGAATTTTTGTCCATTGTGTTGTTTTAAGAGTttgtgaaaaggaaaaaaaaataaaagaatgtaAAGATTTGGaaggagaaaaataaaaggaaactcGGAGCAACATGTAATCCGATGATCgtttgcttgtttttatcacttgGTAACACAGCGGATCATTTTTACCAAATCATCCCTCCCCTCAACAGCAatattatactagaaaaatggtcCGACTATTCCAATGGGAGTAAATGGAAATAAATCCACCTATAAATCTTTGGATGCACAATTTGCTATtatctatttttttaatatctaTTTGTAATTAAGTGTATGTCCCCTAattaaaaaaagggataatttcatatacctcccctgaggtttctgacaatttcattaacctctcctgaggtttccacaattacactgacctcccctgacaGAACTTGAGACCCAATTGCTGACATCATATAAtatgaaattattattatacCCAAGATATTGTGTGTTATTATAAGACTAAAATCTGATAAATTAGTCATTAGGGCCAAATTAAATCTTTCAATTTCATTAACCAACTTAACAGTTGGAATCTTGCTAatcaaaaatgcattttaccAACTGGCGTCAATTTCGTTCACCAATATGGCGCAATTTTGCTGATTGACATCAGGGACAAGACAACAAATCAGTCTTTTATATATTGTGAAGAAGGGATCAagtagaagaaagaaaaataagaagaaacgTAGTGAAGATAAAAGCTGAACAAACCTGCAATTTTCGTTCATCTGGTGAGGCAGTGATGATATATCTCAAGTGGTGTTGATCATCTGTTATGTTGACCATATTACTTTAACAAGTAAATTTGTTATGACAGGATTATGCATATGGGAAGGTGCCTATTGTGCATCCAAGTAAAGGTAGCAATTCAAGTCCTTCTATTGGAAATGCTACCATAAATATTCAGGTTAATATACAGACAGGTTAATGTGCAATTTTCGTTCAACTAGTGAGGCAATGATGATAGTActttaatttcatgattttgaaGCAGAAAGGAGGGAGTATGGATTCTATGGAAGGCAAATTCTGAGATTTTGAATACTGCAAATTACAAAACTAACAACAAAAAGGTATGCAAGCTCTGTTATCTGTTAATGTAATATGATCGAATGTGACCTGTTACTTCCAGAACATGTAAATTTTCAAGGTTCATCATGTAAATTTGAAGGAGAAAATAGGGAGTATGTCAAAACCATGAACTTAGTTAGATGTTAAAGTCAAAAGCATGACaaaaattatcatttttttaTGTTGATCATAGTTATTCAATGCTTGATAAGTTGAATAGATGATGTAGTTAGACAAGTTGTGATCACTGGCACATGTAGTTAGATAAGTTCATTATATGTTATGTTGACCATAGTTGTTGAATGCTTGATAATCTATAATAAGTTAGATAAATTGTCTATTCTGCCAAATATAGTTTTAGATCTTTGAGTTGTGCCCTGTTCTTCATTTATTGAGTAAAAGTGTTTCATCATCATAGAATCATGTTAATGGTTGTTAGTGTTGAACTATTAATGTTAATAATGTAGGATGGTGAATAATGGTGCTTATGACATAGTTGTGCATTACAAGGGAATGAAAGTGAAGATTCTGAATGTTGATCCTAATGGCTACTTGTACATTAACTTGCTATATGATGTCGCTAAAAAAGCATTGAGTGAAATGCCTGGAAATGCGAATATGATGATACATATGAGGAATGAAATTCCTAGAACATGTGAAATGCGTGATGCTAATGATGACATGCAGTAGTTGAGATGTTTAAAATGCATAAATCTGGAATTGTAATCAATTTGCATTGTATGATATGGAAATTATTCCAACTAAGTCTGATGGACCTTTAAACCATAACAATGATCAAAACACCCCAGAGAATTTAGGCATTGAACAAACTTATGAAAGGGTGGTTGTTGACCTTGGAAATTCTGATGATGAATTTGAGGACTCTAACTCTGATGAGTCATGGAAACATATGCTTGATAGTAATAATGAAGGTGATATAGATGGTGACAGAGTTTCAGTGGAGAGTAGTGACTTGAGTGACactaatttttctgattttgaagaaaatgagGATTGTGATGTGGTTTCTGATTCCGAATCTGATCGGGAACTTGATCCTATGAGAGAAGTGATGAGATAAAAAATGTGGGTGTTCAACTCAAGAGAGGACATTGAGTTTGTGAAGGGCCAATTATTCACCAATATCGACTCCTTTAGAGCAGCTTTGAAGGATTATGTCATCCAAAAGGGATTTCCAATGATAAGAATGAAGAATGAGAAAACTAGAGTGACAGTTATTTGTGGTATGGAACTATGAATGGTTGCAAATGGAGAATTCATGTGAGTCCAATGGctgattccgtcacctttatgATTAAATTTTATCAATCTGAACATACTTGTTTCATGGATAAAAGTAATGTAGAACCAACATCACATTGGATTGCAAAGAAGTTGGTGCCTTTGATGAGAGCTCATCCTAACATATCTAGCCAGGGCATAGAGGAAGAGAGATAACAAAGTATGGTCTTAAACCAAGTTACATGCAGCTTTTTAGAGCGAAAAAAAAGCAGAAGAGGAGATTCAAGAAAATTTCACTGATTCTTATGGCAAATTATCAAAGTATGCTGTACTTCTAAGACAATATAATCCACAAAGTATTTGTAAAATACATTATGATAGGCCAAATCTCCTTGTAGAGCCCAGATTTTAAAGAATATTTGTTAGTTTTAGAGCACAGAAAACTGGTTTTCTTGAAGGTTTTGCAGGCCATTCATTAGTTTTGATGGCTGTCACTTGAAAGGTCCCTTTGGAGGTGTTTTACTCACAGCAGTGGCCTTGGATGGGAATGATAGTCTATTTCCAATTGCATTTGTTGTAGCTGAAtatgaaaacaaagaaacatggAGTTGGTTCTTTCACttttttgaagagttttttgGACCATTCAATAGCCACTTACCTTTAAACTTTATAAGTAATAGGCAAAAGGTACTGCTCAGAACAATTTACTCTTTGCTTGGCCTTGTTAAATGATTTGAAATAGCTTTTTTGACTCATCTATTTGTTGTTTTAGGGACTCAACCTTGCTTATGAGGAGATATTTTTAAATGCTAGTGGCAGATATTGATGCAGGCACATTTGCAGCAATTTCAAGCAGCATGCAGCAATTTCCAGGCATGCTGCTTAATAGTTTATTTTGGAAAGCAGCAAAGAGTTGTGATCACATAGGCCACAATGAAACAATGTCAACCATTAAAGATATCAATATACAGGCTTGGAATATTTGGACAAAATTCCCAAGAAAGCCTGGTGTAGATATGCATTCTCAAAAGAAATTAAATGTGACCATGTCACAAATAATTTCATTGAATCGTTTAATTCATAGGTTGGTGATATCAGGGGCAAACCCATACTTACCCTTGTTGAAGGTTTGAGAAGGAAGttcatgaagaaaatgcataagaGATACCAAAAGGGATGCACATTAACTAGCAGAATCACCCTAAAATTTGttgaaaaacccaaaaaaattgcTCAAGCTTCAAGGCATTGTACCCTAAATATGGCAAGTGATAATACATTTGAGGTTGATGATATGGACAGATCGTTCATAGTCAATTTAAACTAAAGGACCTGTGACCGTGGTGGCTTCCAATTAGTTGGATTTCCTTGCAAACATGATGCACTTGGCAATATCTACAAAATGGAAAAGTTGGAAGATTACTGTGATCATTGGTTCTCCAAAGACATTTACTTGAAGGCATATGCTTCTATGATTCACCCTATACCTTATGAAAAGATATGGCCTCCTATGCATGAAATTACTCCTAAGGTTGTATCGCCCCCTCCTTTGAGAAGAGCTCCTGGTAGACCAAGAGTTAACAGAAAAAGAGAACATGATGAAGGACCTTCATCTCAGCCAAAAAGGTCTAGTATcttaaagtgtgaaaattgtGGTTAGTTTGGTCACAACATGAGAACATGTCAAAGAGCTCCTGTGCAAAGAAAGAATCCAGCTAATACTCATGCTCAACAGGTATCATCATACACATATTTGTACAAATTAAATGTTCTTTCTTGACTCATCAACTGCTTATGTTGTTTACTTCATGACAGATGCCAACTAGAAGAGGGAAACCAGGCAGAGGAATTGCAAATTTAGGACTGCAAGGATCTGTTCTCAGGGTATAAATCATGTTTGAATTATGCAATTAGTCCTTAGTGTTACCTAGTCATATTACTTTAACATGTAAATTTGTTATGACAGGATCATGCACATGGAAAGGTGCCTATTGTGCATTCAAGTAAAGGTAGGAATTCAAGTCCGTCTACTGGAAATGCCACCACAAATGTTCAGGTTATTGTATAGGCAGGTACAATTGCCTCTAAAAGAAAGGTACGGGCTCTTTTATTATGAAATCCATTCTAGTGCTGCTCCATATGTATTCAGTAAGGCACAAGCTCTTCTATTTTGAACAACTGCAGAGAGGAAGGCCTTCAAATGCTACTTTGACAAATGCTGCAACAGGTTCTCACAGAAGAGTTGCACGAGAACTTGCTCAACCAACTAATCATCTGTCAACAGCTCCTGTTCAAGCCCCTGGTGATGCTCATGCTGCTACATCTGTTAGCATGAATGCAGCTGCAACTCTTAACTCTGCCAATATTAGCACCAGCAGTAGTTTTAGCTTGCATTTATAATTGCTACTGTTATGCTtacatttctcttcttttgtgcTTAGTGGTGCTTTGTGAAGTATAGT
This window encodes:
- the LOC113701315 gene encoding uncharacterized protein gives rise to the protein MGMMMMKTTAMMQRRASSVVMVSMARSQEAAASLGTTAPAGCTTLASFLFPFPNHRPHLAFYSAISSKVKSSSGKALKFQPELRNDINNVNSLDDALSLFERMVRMRPLPSVIQFNQLLTCIVKMKNHYSSVISLFRDMCVKGIPVDDCTLNIVINCYCVVGRVNLAFSTLAGFYKSGFVPDVVTFSTLLKGLFRDHKVPEAQELFKKIIKQKLCKPNETMLGIVIDGICKAGNTQTAIEFLRAMEKRGRPCKPTAIIYNTVIDSLCKDKMVDEALALLQEMIEKDIPPNVVTYSCLILGLCSLSRWKEVDKLFAEMKVYKIVPDVITFSIVVDALCKEGHIEDAEEVVQIMIQQGQNPDLVTYSSLMDGYCLQSRIDDASRVFNTIIASGLTPDLHCYGILINAYYKTKKLEAAMKLFREIPHKGLTPDIVIYSTVLQGLFSSGRYLSAREIFNEMQASGMKPDFHTYCVVLDGLCKTGHVDEALQLFHAMEADGADLYIEMYNIMLDGLCKCRRLDSARHLFKNLFLKGLDPNVITYNTMISGLLSEGLLIEAKELIGKMEEKGCLANSVTYNVILQGLLKGGHYDDAVVYHEEMVHRGFLLDASTFSILLDSSAGNQSNPSLLMLMLKTDPDSKKFMDGGQRGPSH